The region TACTACCGGCTGACCGCGATCGGGCGCCGAGCACTTCATCAGGAGACCGCCAGCTGGCGCCGCTACGTGGCCACCATCGATCTCATTCTCGGCGAGGTGTGAAATGGATCGCCTTCGCCTTGCGCTGGCCAGAATCCGCGGGCTCTTCGGTCGCAGCGGCCGCGACCAGAACCTCAACGACGAGATCGCGCATCATCTCGAGCTGGAGACGCGCCAGCGGATCGCCGCCGGCGTCGCGCCGGACGAAGCGCAGCGCCAGGCGCGCCTCGCCTTCGGTCCGATCGAAGCGATGAAGGAGATGCACCGCGACGGACGCGGGATCATCTGGCTCGAGGAGTTCGTCGGCGATCTGCGCTACGCCTTCCGCGCACTGCGCCGCGCACCGATTCTCGGCGGTGCCGCGATCATCACGCTCGCCATCGGCATCGGCGCCAACACCGCGATCTATTCCGCGGTGGACGCCGTGATCCTCCGCCCGCTCCCGTTCAACGACCCCGACCGGCTGGTGATGCTGACCGAGGAAAATGTGGACCGCGGCTGGCACCTCAACGTCGCCGCCCCGGCGAACTATCTCGACTGGAAGGATCAGGTCGCGGCGTTCAAGGATGTCGCCGCGTACATCCCCTACTTCGACACCGTCACGCTTACCGGTCAAGGCGAGCCGCGAGCGATCGATGGCGCCACCGTGACCGGCAACTTTTTCTCGGTCCTCGGCGTGCGGGCGGCACGCGGCCGAACCTTCACCGATCAGGAGACGTGGAGCGGCGGGACGATCGTGGCAATCATCAGCGATCGCCTCTGGCGAACCCAGTTCGGTGCCGATCCCGCGGTCGTGGGGCGTACGGTCCAGCTCGCCGGCACTGGTGCCGAGATCGTCGGGATCATGCCGCCGGGTTTCACCTATCCATCGGCGTCCACCGATGTCTGGGTTCCCACTGGATGGAATCGGGACAATCGATCGCAGGTCTTCTTCCGGCGGGCTCATTTCATCCGCCCGATCGCGCGCCTCAAGCCCGGTGTGACCGCGCACGAGGCCAACGCGCAACTGCAGGTCGTGGTGCAGCGACTGCAGCAGCAATACCCCGCCACCAACACGCACATGGGCGCGGCCTTGCTCCCGCTGCACGACTTCATTGTCGGCACGACGCGGCAGCCGCTGATCGTCCTTCTCGCGGCGGTCGGGTTGCTGCTGCTGATCGCGTGCGCAAATGTCGGCAACCTGATGCTGATCCAGGCAGCGGGACGCGGCCGCGAAACTGCGCTGCGCCTCGCCCTCGGCGCGCGCCGCGGACGCCTGGTTCGCCAGGGACTCGCCGAGAATCTTCTCCTCTCCGTCACCGGCGGCGCCGTCGGGCTGGCACTGGGCTGGTGGGGAACCCACGCGCTGGCCGCATTGATACCGTCGGGGATGCTTCCGGTTGACGACATCAGCGTCCGCTGGCCGGTGGTCGGGTATGTCATCGCGATCACCCTGGGGAGCGGCGTCATCTTCGGCATGGCACCGATCCTCTGGACGCTGCGGCGTGTGCCCGGCGACGCGCTCAAGGAGGGTGGGCGCGGCGCGGGGACCAGCCAGCGGATGAGGCGCTGGGGTCGGTTCATCGTCGTGGCGGAGGTGGCGCTGGCGCTGCTGCTCTCGATCGGTGCCGGCCTGCTGGTGCGTTCGTTTCAGCGGCTCGAGCGCGTCAATCCCGGATTCGATCCCGATGGCGTCCTCGCGATCTCGACGAATATCCCCGGCACACGTTACGACACCGCAACGAAGATCAGCGCCTTCTATCGCACGGTGCTGCAACAGGTCAGCGCCATCCCAGACGTGCGCTCCGCCGCGGTGACGACGTCGCTGCCGCTGACCGGAGGCGTCGGCTGGACCAGCGACTTCACCGCGGCGGGACGTGGACCGGACGGCTACGGTACCGAGGTGGCACACCGGTCGGTTTCGCCCGATTACTTCCGCACCATGCACGTCCCGATCATCCGGGGACGCGGGTTCACGCCGGCCGATCGCTTCGACGGCGCCCAGGTCGTGGTGATCAACGAGGCGCTGGCGCGGAGCTACTTCCGCGGCGAGAACCCGGTCGGGCAGCGGATCGCGTTCGACCGGATTCCCGATTCCAATTCAGTCTGGCGCACCGTCGTCGGCGTGGTGGGCGACGAACGACAGGCCGCGCTCGCGACGGCGTCACAGATCGAATTGATCACGCCCGAACAGCAGGCGCCCTCGACCTTCATGAACCTCATGGTACGCACCGGCCATGATCCAATGGCGGTGGCGGGATCGATCAGGCGGGTCGTGGCCGGCATCGATCCGTCGATCGCCTTCACCAGCGTGCAGACAATGGACGACGTGCGCGATCAGTCGCTGGCGCAGGCGCGCTTCCTGATGACGCTGCTCTTTGCCTTTGCCGGCGCGGGATTGCTTCTCGGTGCCGTCGGTGTGTACGGCGTCATGGCCCACGCCGCCCGCGGGCGGACCCGCGAGATGGGAATTCGCGTGGCGCTCGGCGCACAGCGGCCGGCGGTGCGCTGGCTTGTCCTGCGCGAGGGATTGCTCCTGACCGCGGCCGGAGTGGCGCTGGGCGTCGCCGCGGCGCTGGTCGCCTGCCGCGCGATGACTGCGCTTCTCTATCAGGTCGCGGCGAGCGACCCGGTGACGTTCCTCGTCGTCCCGTCGGTCCTTGCCTGCACCGCATTGATGGCCACCTGGCTTCCAGCGGCGCGCGCCGCGCGGGCCGATCCGATGGAATCACTTCGAGCGGAATAGCGGTCGGTAACCGACCGCATCGAGCGCGACCTTGACTCGGATGAGTCCCGGCGGAGATTCCCCCCGGGACTCATTCCTGTCACGAACAACGGGGGATCCGATGTACCTCATTCGCGAGATCATGTATTGCCGTCCCGGCAAGGTACGGGGGATGGTCGAGAAGTTTCAGGCGATGTCGAAGCTCGGCGAAAAGTCCGGCATGCCGAAGATGAGGGTCATGACCGACTTCTGCGCCGAACAGTACTGGACGGTGGTGGCGGAGTTCGAAGTCCCGACCCTGCAGGCGTTCGAGACGATGATGAGCGGCCCGGGCCAGGGGTCGGCCGAAGACATGAAGAAGATGGAAGAGGTAATGAAGGGGTACCACGATCTGGTGAAGCGCGGAAAGCGCGAGATCTACAAGATCGAAGGATAGAGACCTTCGGAGGCCGGTTGTCCGGATTTAAGACAACATGTCCTTAAAACCGGACACTCGACCGTCCGAGCGCTCATCTCACCAATCGCGATTTAACCCGGCACGATCCCGAAGACTTGGCCGTACCGCAGCATGCCTTTCGTCGGCGACGACGCGGCGCCATCCCAGGCAAACCCAATGGATATGCGGCTTTCACGCTACCGCGCCCACGGCGACCTCGCAGGCGCACCATGGCGCGTGTCAGCGGACACGTCGGTGGCACGGCGCTCGCTCTGAGGTCCGCCGTCCACCAGGCAGTCCGATCCATCACGCACGCACGGCAAAGGAGCCCCCACCATGCCCGGCTACCGTTTTGGCAAGCATCCGCCCAAGCGCGACTATCGCACGCTGCGCTTCCACGACTATCTGTCGGCGACGCTGCCGCCACCACCCGCATCGCACGACGTCCTCAAGACCGTGTACGCCAATCTCAAGAGCGCCGATCCGACGCGGCTCTTTCCGCTCGACGGCAACGACACCCTCGGCGATTGCACCATCGCTGCGGTGGCGCATGCGTGCACGGCCTATCAGGCGCTGATCGGACGCAAGACGATCATGCCGCGGGCGGATGTGGTGAAGCTGTACCTGCGCCTCACCGGCGGCATCGACAGCGGGTTGAGCGAACTCGATGTGCTCAACTACTGGCGCAAGCACCCGGTGGCCGGCGACGAAATCCTGGCTTTCGCGGCCGTGAATCTCCGGAATCACACTCATGTGAAGCAGGCGATCGCACTGTTCGGCGGCGTCTACCTCGGATTCCAGGTGCAGGAGGATTGCATCGCGGACTTCGACGCGCGGAAGGCGTGGACCCCAGGTCCGCTCACGCAGGACGGCCACGCGGTCTTCGCCGTCGGGTACGATCGTGAACATCTGACGGTGCTGACCTGGGGGAACACGCAACTCGCGACGTGGGGGTGGTGGGACGAATGCGTCGACGAGGCGTATGCGATCGTGCCGCCGGAGGCGAAGAATCCGGCCTTCGCGCCGGGCTTCTCGGTGGCGGCCCTGACCAGCGACCTGCAGGCCATCGCAAGCTGAATCGGCAGCCCGGGCCGCCTGGACGGGGCCCGGGCAACCTTTTCGTGCCGGGCGGTATCTTACCTTTAGATCATCTGAAGGAGACTGCCATGGCCGACCCGCGCAACGAACTGGTCCAGGGAACCCTGGAGATGCTGGTGCTCCGCACCCTCGCGCTCGAACCGATGCACGGGTGGGGGATTGCCCACCGGATCGAGCAGATGTCCGGTGCCGTCTTCCTGGTGACGCAGGGATCGCTCTACCCCGCCCTCATCCGGATGAAGCGGCGCGGCTGGGTCCGGACCTCGTGGCGCACGACCGAGAACAACCGGCGCGCGCGGTATTACGAACTCACCGCGATCGGTGCGAGCCAGCTCGACGTCGAACGCGCCGCGTGGCAGCGCGCGTCGGAGGCGATCAACGGCATCCTGAGCCCGCGCTGGGCACTGGCGGACCTGTGACGATCCTCAACGACCTGCTCGAACGGGCCCGCTCGCTCCTCTTCCGGCGCCGGGATGAGCGCGAACTCGCCGAGGAACTCCACACCCACGCGGCGATGGAGGCGGAACATCGCCGAAGCCGTGGCACCAGCGCGGCCGAAGCGCATCGGCAGAGCATCCTCGCGCTGGGCGGCGTCGAACCGACGAAGGAAGCGGTGCGCGATGCGCGCGGCACGCGTCTCCTCGACGACAGCATCGGTGACGTGGCGTACACGCTTCGCACGCTGGGACGATCACCCGGGTTCGCGGTGGTGGTGATTCTCACCCTTGCCATCGGAATCGGCGGCACCACGGCAGTCTTCAGCGCGGTCGATCACGTCCTGCTGCAACCGCTGCCGTATCAGTCGCCGGGACAACTGGTCCGCCTCTACGGCGCGTCGGTGCAGGATCCCAACGGCCGCGGATTTCTCTCGCCCGTTCACTACAAGGCGTATCGCACCAGGCTCAACTCGATGGACGGTGTTGCCACAATTCTCACCTACGACGAGAAAGGCGCCGACATCGGCAGCGGGAACACAGTCCGACGGATCAGGCTCCTCCCGACGAGTTCCAACTACTTCGATGTGATTCGGGTCAGGCCTGCGGTTGGCCAGCCGTATCAGCCTGACGCCGAGAACGGCAGCGGGATCGAGGACAACACCGATGGCGGCGCGGTCGTGGTGTTGAGCCATCAGCTCTGGGAGGATGTGTTTCACGGCGATCCGTCGGCGATCGGCAGGACACTGGTCATGAACGGCCGCGGCTACACGGTCACCGGCGTGATGCCCGACGGATTCAACGATCCGGTCGCCGGAGCGATCGATGCATGGGTACCGCTCGACCTGAGTCAGGGGAACGATCCACGCGAAGCGGGGAATCACTACCTGTCGGTGATTGCGCGCCTCAGGCCGGGGGTCACGATCGAGCGAGCACAAGCCGAGGTGAATTCGCTCGCGGTTGAGCTTGCGCGGGAATTTCCGCAGCAGAAGGATGAACGCGCGCGACTCTATCCGCTGAAGGACGACATCGTCGGCGCGTCGAGCCGCTCGCTCGAGATGATGCTCGGCGCGGTGGGCCTCGTCCTCCTCCTGGTCTGCGTCAACGTCGCGAATCTCATGCTGGTCCGCGGCTCCGAACGCACCCGCGAGTTCGCGGTGCGCGCCGCGCTTGGTGCCGGTGGTGGCCGGCTGGTGCGGCAACTGCTGATCGAAAGCCTGACGCTGGCGCTTGCGGGCGCCGTCGCGGGATTGATCGTCGCGCGGCTTGCGATGTCGGCGATGGTCGCGTTGAGTGCCGGCAACATTCCGCGCCTCGCATCACTCTCGCTCGATCCAAGGTTGCTCCTCTTCGCGCTCCTGGTCGCCACGGCATCGGCGGTCATCTTCGGCCTGACGCCGGCGTTGCGGGCAGCACGGACGCAACCGGGTGACGCGCTTCGGGATCAGAGTCGCGGTGCCACGAGCGGCCGGCGCTCGATGCGGCTCCGCGAATGGCTGGTGGTCTGGCAGGTGGCGCTGGCCTTTGTCCTTCTCGTTGGCGCGTCGCTGCTCCTCGCCTCCTTCCGCAAGATCGCCGACGTGCCGCTCGGCGTGAACGCGGCGAACGTCCTGACGTTCGAGCTCAATCTCCCGTCGGCTCGATACGACTCGACGGCGCGTGGACGTTTCTACGACGAGTTCGACACGCGCATCGAAACGATCCCCGGCGTCCGCGCCGCCGGCGGGATCTCCAAACTTCCCGCGACCGGGCCGTACCATCAGTGGGGGGCAATTCCGACCACCGGACCGAAGGCCGCCGAGATGCAGCAGCGCGCCGTGGGCGCGGAGAACCGGACCGTCTCGGGAGATTATTTCCGTGCCGCCGGGATTCCGCTGGTGGCAGGACGCTATTTCAATGCGAGTGATGATCTGTCGGCACCAAGTCGCGTGGTGATCAGCGCCGATCTCGCCAAGGCGATCTTTCCCGGCGTCGACCCGATCGGCCAGTCGCTGCGTACCGGCGGCCGGGCGTGGGAAGTGATCGGCGTCGTGGGCGATGTATCAGTCGACAACGAAGGACGCACCGATTTCTACATCTATCACGCGCATCGGCAGTTTGCCGGCGACCGGAACTGGTCGCTGACACAAGTCGTGTCGACCACCGGTTCGCCGACGGCGCTCGAACCGGCGATTCGTCGCGAACTTTCGCAGGCTGACCCGCAGCTGGTGATGTTCCGGCCGATGACGCTCGAAGCCGCGATCGGCCGCGGAGCAGCGCAGCGCGTCTTCACGCTCAAGATGCTGGCGACCTTCGCCGTCGTGGCGCTGGCGCTGGCAGCACTCGGTCTCTTCGGCGTGCTGTCGTACGGGGTGAAGCTGCGCAGTCGCGAGTTCGGGATCCGCATGGCCCTCGGCGCCGACCGGCCTGCGATTCGCCGGGCGGTCATGGCGAACGGACTCGTGGTCGCGGGGATCGGGATCGCCGTCGGGCTCGCCGGCGCCGTGGCGCTGGCGCGAACCATGGCGTCACTGATGTTTCACACCTCGCCGCTCGATCCCAGGGTGCTCGGGGCAGCTATCGTATTCATGACCATAGTGGCCGCGGTCGCCGCGTACATTCCCGCCTACCGTGCCACCGCGGTCGACCCGCGGAGCGCATTGCAGTAGTCGAACCTCGCCGCCGTCACGCGCCGCGCCGGGTCAACGACTCAGCGCGGCGTGTTGCGTTCCACCCACTCGGCAAAGGCGCGCATGAACTTGCGGAAAAACTCTCGCGAGGAGTCG is a window of Gemmatimonadales bacterium DNA encoding:
- a CDS encoding ABC transporter permease, with the translated sequence MDRLRLALARIRGLFGRSGRDQNLNDEIAHHLELETRQRIAAGVAPDEAQRQARLAFGPIEAMKEMHRDGRGIIWLEEFVGDLRYAFRALRRAPILGGAAIITLAIGIGANTAIYSAVDAVILRPLPFNDPDRLVMLTEENVDRGWHLNVAAPANYLDWKDQVAAFKDVAAYIPYFDTVTLTGQGEPRAIDGATVTGNFFSVLGVRAARGRTFTDQETWSGGTIVAIISDRLWRTQFGADPAVVGRTVQLAGTGAEIVGIMPPGFTYPSASTDVWVPTGWNRDNRSQVFFRRAHFIRPIARLKPGVTAHEANAQLQVVVQRLQQQYPATNTHMGAALLPLHDFIVGTTRQPLIVLLAAVGLLLLIACANVGNLMLIQAAGRGRETALRLALGARRGRLVRQGLAENLLLSVTGGAVGLALGWWGTHALAALIPSGMLPVDDISVRWPVVGYVIAITLGSGVIFGMAPILWTLRRVPGDALKEGGRGAGTSQRMRRWGRFIVVAEVALALLLSIGAGLLVRSFQRLERVNPGFDPDGVLAISTNIPGTRYDTATKISAFYRTVLQQVSAIPDVRSAAVTTSLPLTGGVGWTSDFTAAGRGPDGYGTEVAHRSVSPDYFRTMHVPIIRGRGFTPADRFDGAQVVVINEALARSYFRGENPVGQRIAFDRIPDSNSVWRTVVGVVGDERQAALATASQIELITPEQQAPSTFMNLMVRTGHDPMAVAGSIRRVVAGIDPSIAFTSVQTMDDVRDQSLAQARFLMTLLFAFAGAGLLLGAVGVYGVMAHAARGRTREMGIRVALGAQRPAVRWLVLREGLLLTAAGVALGVAAALVACRAMTALLYQVAASDPVTFLVVPSVLACTALMATWLPAARAARADPMESLRAE
- a CDS encoding PadR family transcriptional regulator — protein: MADPRNELVQGTLEMLVLRTLALEPMHGWGIAHRIEQMSGAVFLVTQGSLYPALIRMKRRGWVRTSWRTTENNRRARYYELTAIGASQLDVERAAWQRASEAINGILSPRWALADL
- a CDS encoding ABC transporter permease, which codes for MTILNDLLERARSLLFRRRDERELAEELHTHAAMEAEHRRSRGTSAAEAHRQSILALGGVEPTKEAVRDARGTRLLDDSIGDVAYTLRTLGRSPGFAVVVILTLAIGIGGTTAVFSAVDHVLLQPLPYQSPGQLVRLYGASVQDPNGRGFLSPVHYKAYRTRLNSMDGVATILTYDEKGADIGSGNTVRRIRLLPTSSNYFDVIRVRPAVGQPYQPDAENGSGIEDNTDGGAVVVLSHQLWEDVFHGDPSAIGRTLVMNGRGYTVTGVMPDGFNDPVAGAIDAWVPLDLSQGNDPREAGNHYLSVIARLRPGVTIERAQAEVNSLAVELAREFPQQKDERARLYPLKDDIVGASSRSLEMMLGAVGLVLLLVCVNVANLMLVRGSERTREFAVRAALGAGGGRLVRQLLIESLTLALAGAVAGLIVARLAMSAMVALSAGNIPRLASLSLDPRLLLFALLVATASAVIFGLTPALRAARTQPGDALRDQSRGATSGRRSMRLREWLVVWQVALAFVLLVGASLLLASFRKIADVPLGVNAANVLTFELNLPSARYDSTARGRFYDEFDTRIETIPGVRAAGGISKLPATGPYHQWGAIPTTGPKAAEMQQRAVGAENRTVSGDYFRAAGIPLVAGRYFNASDDLSAPSRVVISADLAKAIFPGVDPIGQSLRTGGRAWEVIGVVGDVSVDNEGRTDFYIYHAHRQFAGDRNWSLTQVVSTTGSPTALEPAIRRELSQADPQLVMFRPMTLEAAIGRGAAQRVFTLKMLATFAVVALALAALGLFGVLSYGVKLRSREFGIRMALGADRPAIRRAVMANGLVVAGIGIAVGLAGAVALARTMASLMFHTSPLDPRVLGAAIVFMTIVAAVAAYIPAYRATAVDPRSALQ